A DNA window from Brassica napus cultivar Da-Ae chromosome A4, Da-Ae, whole genome shotgun sequence contains the following coding sequences:
- the LOC106437686 gene encoding uncharacterized protein LOC106437686 isoform X1, producing MANYNGYVNLLASQGSIDLGSSQPFPIPGQSNDEPGVKERRKWTTKEDVILIGAWLNTSKDPIVSNEQKAGAFWRRIVEYYNASPLLVGTIPRELGQCKQRWARINDVVGSPGTLNDINVLDRSPVFDDIYEGRAPRVTYMVNGHQYDLAYYLTDGIYPKWSTFIQSITLPQGPKAELFAKVQEATRKDVERAFGVLQARFAIVKNPALSLDKGKIGNIMRACIILHNMIVENERGGYTLYDTSEFEEGESSRSSHVEHINNMPTHFGNMLGLRNHVRDRRTHQALKNDLIENIWNKFGDNEDV from the coding sequence ATGGCAAACTACAATGGTTATGTTAACCTATTAGCGAGCCAAGGGTCAATTGACCTTGGCTCATCACAACCCTTTCCTATTCCCGGTCAAAGTAATGATGAGCCTGGTGTCAAAGAGAGGAGAAAGTGGACAACGAAGGAGGATGTAATCCTCATAGGTGCGTGGCTCAACACCAgcaaagacccaatagtgaGTAATGAACAAAAAGCCGGAGCCTTCTGGAGGAGAATTGTAGAGTATTACAACGCTAGTCCTCTTCTCGTTGGGACTATCCCTCGAGAACTTGGGCAATGCAAGCAAAGGTGGGCTAGGATCAATGATGTGGTCGGttctccaggtaccttaaacgatattaacgtcCTTGATCGATCACCTGTATTTGATGACATTTATGAAGGTCGAGCTCCAAGGGTAACGTACATGGTCAACGGACACCAATATGATTTGGCGTACTACCTCACGgacggtatatatccaaaatggtcaacatttatccaatctatcacactccctcaaggtcctaaagcagagttatttgctaaagttcaagaagctacccgaaaagatgtggagcgtgcttttggtgtattgcaagctcgatttgcgatAGTGAAAAACCCGGCGCTGTCGTTGGACAAGGGAAAAATAGGGAATATTAtgcgagcatgtatcatactgcataatatgattgtcgaaaATGAACGGGGTGGATACACTCTGTACGATACatctgaatttgaagaaggagaatcgAGCAGAAGTTCACATGTTGAGCATATTAACAACATGCCTACCCATTTCGGTAATATGCTTGGTCTACGGAATCATGTTCGAGATAGGCGTACACACCAAGcattgaaaaatgatttaatcgaaaatatttggaacaagtTTGGTGATAATGAAgatgtataa
- the LOC106437686 gene encoding uncharacterized protein LOC106437686 isoform X2 produces MEDELRDMKAHKAYYNMLHFVSEAQQGIPKLCPCGSITKEFVDEDDTYDYLPGKRYFICTDYQNDGLHFRQPWVMGVQQEIERLKLKFLEQEKLLRECEALKVQVKMLLERVCELERVR; encoded by the exons ATGGAGGACGAACTGCGAGACATGAAAGCACACAAAGCGTACTACAACATGCTTCATTTCGTTTCAGAAGCCCAACAGGGAATTCCGAAGCTGTGCCCCTGTGGATCTATCACAAAGGAGTTCGTCGACGAAGATGATACGTATGATTACCTCCCGGGGAAAAGATACTTCATCTGCACAGACTACCAG AACGACGGGCTGCATTTTAGGCAGCCATGGGTAATGGGTGTGCAACAAGAGATTGAGAGGCTCAAACTAAAGTTTCTCGAGCAGGAGAAGCTCCTGCGCGAGTGCGAGGCGCTTAAG GTTCAGGTTAAGATGCTTCTTGAGCGTGTGTGTGAGCTCGAGAGAGTCCGCTGA